Genomic DNA from Candidatus Latescibacter sp.:
AGACGTTTGTGAGCTTTGGGACCGTCGAGATTGGTGGTGACCTGGGCTTCCATTCCCAGCGCCGCCTTGCAGCCCGCGGTATCTTTCAGAACCTGTTTGACCCCATCAACAAGGAGTTTCCATGTTGCCGGAGTCCAATTATCCGGGTGAGGATTAAAATTGTCTATACGGGTATTGGAGGGATCGCGGCTCCCTGAAATAGTGCCGACCATGGGGCATCCGATTTTCTCTGCCGCCTCGACACAGCGCGTCAGATGCTTGAGATTCTTCTGACGTTCCGCTTCCACCGTATGGAGCATGTTCCGGTACCCGCCGACCTCGTAGATGATAACATCATATTTTTTTAGCGCCGCCTTGAGCTGGGATACCTCAGAATCAGGTGCGTCATGCCAGGGGTCCACCGGGGCGATCACTGCGGCATATCCACCGTCACGGATACGTTTTACCGCGGCCTCATAGTCCTCGTTTCCGTTGCGTGACAGGCCGGTCGCAAGCCTGATGGGAGTTTTGCCGGGTTTCAAATCTTTCTTGAGATTTTCGTTCGGCCCGGGAGCCCAGGCAATTACA
This window encodes:
- a CDS encoding TIM barrel protein, translating into MSNAISRRQALRAGALSAGTLLGLSGSQDVIAWAPGPNENLKKDLKPGKTPIRLATGLSRNGNEDYEAAVKRIRDGGYAAVIAPVDPWHDAPDSEVSQLKAALKKYDVIIYEVGGYRNMLHTVEAERQKNLKHLTRCVEAAEKIGCPMVGTISGSRDPSNTRIDNFNPHPDNWTPATWKLLVDGVKQVLKDTAGCKAALGMEAQVTTNLDGPKAHKRLMDDVGDKRCAVNLDPTNMISLESYYHTTELLNECFDLLGENILGCHAKDTLILPDQQTVHVQEVCPGRGVMDYETFLIRMSRMKWTRALLPEHIPGNQYIEAKAYIEKVAAKVGVKMYG